CTATACACTTGCATCTCATACAATTTCAAATCCTAGATCGTCAACCTTTTGATGTTGAACATTTCAATGAGACCGGCGAAATTAAATATTCAGGCGAGAAGAGGGGACCGGAAATCACCGAGAGTGGATGGAAGGATATTGCGAATTCTCACCCAGGCGAAGTCACACGTATTATTGGTAAATTCAAACCCTATACCGGACGTTATGTTTGGCATTGTCACATGTTAGAGCACGAAGATCAAGAAATGATGAGACCTTATGAAGTCATCCAAAGGGACCGTTTCTTCAAAAGGCTTTTCCGTAAAATTCGCAAAAAGGAGTAGAGAGTCACCAATTTACCATCATCATCTATTTCATTTACATCCAAAATTTATCAATAAATGTTTGAATTTTTCAAATTTTATAATAAAATAGAATTATAATGTTTAATAAAAAACCAGCTCTACACAAAACACTAGTGAATCAACCACTTTCTAGCCTTCTACTTTTTATCCCTATCTGAAAGTCAGCATCAGACTTTACATCCCTTAATATAGTTAAAAGTAATTAGACAAATTTAAACTTGCACGATTTTCGTAGAAAAGGAGAGGTGTCCAATGCTACATATCGTCGCTTGCATTAAGCAAGTGCCTGATACGAAAATCATCAAGATGAATCCCAAAACAAATACAATGGATCGGGCAAGTGCGCCAGCGATTTTGAACCCTTATGATGCACATGCCGTTGAAGAAGCAGTAAGAATTAAGAACCGTTATGGAGGGACTGTTTCTGTATTGACGATGGGCCCGCCACCAGCCGTAAAGGCCATCAAAAAGTGCATTGAAATTGGCGCTGATGAAGGCTATATGATTTCAGATCGAAAATTCGCAGGTGCAGATACCTTAGCCACTAGTTATGCACTGACGAAGGCGATTGATAAAATCGCGAAAATACAGCCCGTGGACCTCATCATATGTGGAAAGATGACAATAGATGGTGATACTGGTCAAGTAGGTCCGGGAATCGCTCGTCGCTTAGATATCCCGCCACTGACATCCGTTAAGAAAGTCGAAGAAGTAAATAAGGATCAAGGATATGTCGTGGTACATCGTAAAATTGAAGATGGACATGAAGTCATTCAATCTAGCTTGCCTTGTCTGATGTCTGTTGAAAAGGAAATCAATGAAGTGCCTTATTCTTCATTCCCGAATATGCTCAATGCTGCACGATATCAGCCAGTCATTTGGTCCGTTGATGATTTAGAGGACATTGACATTAAACAATTAGGTTTAAAAGGCTCACCTACAATTGTTGCAAAAGTATGGGCTCCCCCAAAACCAGAAGGCGGAACAATGTTCGAAGGAAATCCGAAAGAACAAGTCGAGCAATTACTTTCGGTCGTTCTAGAAAAGAAAGAACTCTTTCATACTAAGGGGGGATCCGAGTGAATTTTGAAGAATATAGTGGCGTTTGGGTTTTCATTGAAGAGAATGAAGGCAATATCGCACAAGTTTCTTTAGAATTGCTTGGTGCAGGTAGACGTCTTGCAGATAAACGAGGTGTAGACCTTTGTGGTGTCATAATCGGAAATGGTGTTACTTTATTATCTGAAACGGTATTCGAGTATGGTGCCGATGTTGTCTATGTTTACGATCAAGAGATCTTCACACATTATCGAACCGAGTCATTTATGAAAGCACTTCTTCATTGTAGTGAAAAGTATAAGCCTGAAATTATTTTATATGGTGCGACATCTACAGGAAAAGATTTAGCTAGTGCTGTTGCCACAGATCTTCCGACAGGTCTAACTGCAGATACGACCGAGTTAGATGTTGAAGAAGATACAGGCCTTCTACTTGCTAGTCGACCAGCCTTTGGTGGGAACATTATGGCGACTATATTATGTAAAAAATATAGACCTCAAATGGCAACGGTTAGGCCTAAAGTTATGAAAGCATTATCACCTGAACCAGGCCGTACAGGAAAGTTAGTTGAGGAAACGATTGACGTAAAAGAAGAAGATATTAGGACTAAGGTATTAGAAATCGTCAAATCAACTACAAAAAAAGTAAGGATTGATGAAGCTGATATTGTAGTGGCGGGTGGAAAAGGTTTAGGTAATGCAGATGGGTTTCAGCTCATCCATCAACTAGCTCAAGCACTTGGTGGTGCAGTTGGAGCTAGCCGAGATGTTGTAGAGGCTGGCTGGGTAGAACACCCCCATCAAGTCGGCCAAACAGGTGTAACAGTTACACCTAAAATATACTTCGCAATCGGAATATCTGGTGCGATTCAACATTTAGTTGGAATGAAAAATTCTGGCTTGATCATCGCTATCAATAAAGACCCTGATGCTGCAATTTTTGAAGCCAGTCATTATGGGATTGTTGGAGATGCATTTGAAATCGTTCCTTTACTTATACAAGAGTTCAGTAAAGCATTTGCTGAAGAGGAGGTCGATCATGTCCGAGAGGTTTGATTGTATCATTGTAGGTGCTGGTCCAGCTGGAATATCTTGTGCGTATGAACTCGGTAAAGGAGGTGCGAAAGTACTTCTCTTAGAGCGTGGGGAATATCCCGGGTCTAAAAACGTCATGGGAGGCGTACTGTACCGACAAATGATGGAGGATGTCATTCCTGACTTTTATAAAGAAGCACCACTAGAGCGTCCCATTGTTGAACAGCGTTTTATGATGATGGATAAAGAATCAGCAGTTACATTTGGCTATAAAGGGATGGAATGGGGAAAAGAGCCTTTCAACAACTTTACCGTCCTACGAGCAAAATTCGATCAATGGTTTGCTTCGAAAGCTGTAGAGCAAGGTGCAGTGCTTGTGAATGAAACAGTAGTTACCGAATGTATCGTTGAAAACGGAAAGGTCGTAGGGGTCCGAACGGACAGACCAGACGGTGATGTATACGCTGATGTTGTGGTATTAGCAGATGGTGTCAACTCACTTCTTGCAAAATCACTTGGTTTCCATAAAGAGTATCGACCTGATGAAGTTGCACTAGCAACAATGGAAATCATTAAACTTGATAAAAAAATCATTGAAGATCGTTTCAATTTAGAACCTGATCAAGGCTGTACGATCGAATTGTTCGGCGATGCAACCAAAGGTATTCTTGGGACAGGGTTCTTATATACAAACAAGGGTTCACTGAGCATAGGTGTAGGTACTCTGCTATCAGGTTTAATCAAGCACAAAATACGCCCACATGAATTGCTCGACTATGTGAAGAACCATCCAATGATTCGTCCTTACTTGCAAGGCGGAGAACAACAGGAATATCTTGCCCACCTTATTCCTGAAGGTGGATACAAATCGATGGGTAAAGTAGTTGGCAACGGGGTCATCGTTGTAGGAGATGCCGCGCAACTTGTCAATGCGATTCATCGAGAAGGTTCGAATTTAGCGATGACCTCAGGTAGGTTTGCAGCTGAAGCTGTATTAAATGCGATGGAGATGGAAGATTTTACTGAATCTACACTAGACCAGTACCGGATCAAACTAATGGATAGTTTTGTTGGCCAGGATATGAAGAAGTATAAAGATTCTACACATCACTTTGATAAATTTCCACAATATTTCGGTGATTATATTCCAATGATGAACCAAGCTGCTAGTCAAATGTTTACGGTAGACGGAAAATCAAAATGGGAAAAGCAAAAAAAGATCTGGAAAGACATCGGAACGCCACGGGAAAAAATCAAAATTGCTCGAGACATGTATCGAGCATGGAAGGTGATGAAATAATGAATGAGGGGAAGAAGCCGCAATCAATAGAAGAAAAACAATACTTAGTTCGTTTTAATGCAGATACGAAATCTCATTTACATGTAAAGAATCCTGAAATTTGTTTGACAGATTGTCCAGATAAAATTTGTACGTTATTCTGTCCTGCAGAAATTTACAAGTGGGAAGATATCCGGATGCACATTGGATATGAGGGTTGTCATGAATGTGGCAGCTGTCGGATTGGATGCCCACACGAAAACATTGATTGGGTTTATCCAAAAGGCGGGCACGGCATCCTGTTTAGATTAGGTTAATCGGCAAGAAGAGATACGAATCACATTAGGCATAATCAAGGGGCTGTGATAAAGTCAGTGAAAACTGACTTTATGACAACCCCTTGTTTTTTCATTCAATACATGAATGATATGTATCTTTGTACATTATTTCACAAATATGCACAAAAAGAGGAGAAGATATCTATACTTCTATCTCTCTTTTATTTAACAACTGTAAACAACTGATCTTCTTTTGCTTTTTTCTCTAACTCGCTCGTATAATCAATCGCCTTATGAATGGAGGTAAAGCTATCAGATACATAGTAGGGTAGTTTATAATCGAATCCACCACAATCCTTTGAAGGATAAATGATAACATTCCATTGGTATGCACCAGTGTTTTTATCCATCTCGTTACCCTCAAGCGCAATCAACCAGTGGGTACACGTATCACAATCCGATTGTTCTTTAACAGATGCACGATCTGCATCGCCTATCATTATCAAAGCTCTTTGATAAAACTCACCGTAATTTGGGGCATTTCTCATAGGCATCACTCCCTTTATTACTTAATGACATAAAAGTGTCTTATTCCAATATATGTACGACCTGATTAAATGATCATCAAAATTGTTGTAATTTCCTAATAAAAAAATGAGATTGACATACGTCAACCTCATTACAAGACAATTTTCTAATACCAGAAACCGCCGCCACAACCTCTTCTACGACGATTGTTGCCACCGTAACCAGCCGCTCCTACGATAATTAACAAAATAAACAATACTAGGATCAAGGCAAAATATTTTCCGCCTACGCCACCAATTGCTTCACTCACATTAATAACCTCCTTTCCTTTCTAATATATGTACAAGCACCATTAAAGGGACAGGCATTCGAGTAGGAAATAGGAAAATAGGCAATATGTTTTTATTCAAACGCCAAACCCCTTATAATTTTGGAAAGGAGTGATAAAAAGATGTTGCTAGAAAAATTACCTGAAGTTCAACTGCAAGATCTAAATGGAAATCCTTATTCGACTAACCAGTTAAAAGGAAAGAAAGCCTTAATTTTCATGTGGGCTTCCTGGTGAAGATGTCGTGAGCAACTGCCTGGATGGCAGGAATTTTATGAAAACGTCGCAAATGAAGATTTTGAAATTCTTTCTGTAGCGGTAGACCTTCAAGGACCCGAAGTAGTAAAACCTTATGTAGGAGAAACCTCTTTCAAAACCGTTGTAGACAGCGAAAATAAGTTAAGTAGTCTATTTAATTTCAAAATTGTACCTAACGGCATATTTGTCGATAAAGACGGAACAATAAGGTTAATTAAGCAAGGGTTTAAGGTTACTGATGAAACACATACCTCAGCGGTACAACAATTGATCAATAGTGAGGCGGATCGTATCGAGCTTGATGATCCTTATTATTCACCATCCACAGAAGTGGAGAAAGTACAAGTACAATTAGCCGAAACCAAATTCAAGCTTGGGATGCAATATTTGAATAATGCAAACAAAGACGAAGCATTGAAAGAATTAGATGAGGCGATCAAACTTGATCCAGACAATTTCCTGATTCGAAAACAAAGATGGTATATACGTTATCCTGAAAAGTTTAACGGGACCATCGATACAGATTGGCAACAAGCGCTTCTGAAGCAGGAAAAGGAAGATGAAGCCAAAGCGCGTGGTGACCTTGAATGTGGACCCGATGGTTGTGAAATACCAGGTACAAACTAAACGTCAGAGTAGCAATCTGGAGGAGAATATCTTGGAAGAGCAACAATTTGATCGAAGTAGGGCGACATTGAAGAAGAAGGATTTGTTCACCCGATTCAATGTCAAAGACCATAAACATGTAAAAGACATTGAAAAGAGTAGTTTGAAATCGGATGACGAAATATTAGTAATTGAACGATTAGGGAAAAGACTTGCGTTCTCAATGAAGCAAATGGCTTACCACCACGTTGCTCAAGGGGAACTTTCAAATGAACCATACATTGTCAATTTCTGAGTCGTTTGCCATAGTGGAACTGGGATGGTTCCTATTGTGAATGGGAAAGTACATCATTTTGGTCCAAGAGGACTATACGACGGAATGGTATTAATAAGTGACGATGAAACCAATTCCTATTGGAATCATGTTACAGGTGAGTGTGTCTACGGAGAATTAGAAGGGGAACGGTTACAAACGTTTCCGATTGAACATACAACTGTTAAAGCTGCAATGAACAAATACAAAGATCTGAAGATCGCACTATTTAATCCTTCCATCAAGATGAAGCTTCTTTCATTCGTTATGACTCGAGGTAAGAAAAAGAGTTTCTTACCTCCTGGTTTCGAGCAAACGATGGGTGTTCTGGATGATCGCCTACCTAAAATGTCAAGTGGACTAGGCGTTATTTTAGGTGAACATCAACGATTTTATCCTGTCGATACGGTAAAAAGTAAGGGTGGGACGATTTACGATTCAATACACGGTAGAACCGTTACGGTTCAGTTGAATCCCGATGCTGGAGTCCCTCAAGCGACCTTCACCGACAACCAGGTAGAAAAACCGATGCAGCTATTTACGAGATGGTATGGCTTTAGCTTAACCTATCCTAATTGCGAAGTATACGATGGATAAGACATATGTAATGAGAGGACTCTTTACCCTGAGTTCCTCTCATTCTTATTACCTTAAGAAAAACGTTTTGATCTTCATAAAGTTATATAATAACCTTGCATGTCGTGCTTCTTCAGAGTCATACTGCATTTCTTCACGTAAGCGTTCCATAAATGCTAAGTCACACTCTAAACACGGTCCATGAAAGTCATAACACTCATCATGTGCTTTACATGCTGCATCAACATCATTTATTGGAAAACCAGGACCACTACACCCGGGACCACACCACTTATAGCCTGGAAAAATGCAAAAACCTCTTTTTGTTCTTCCGCCCACGAACATTAACCTCCCTACTCAAGCATGTGTACAAGCTTTGTTGTTACTAGATTATGCTTTACCTCGTATGTAAGTTTGTTCGTATACCCAAATGAAATCAAAGAATCCAATCTAAATGAAAAATGTGCACATCACATGAATACTTGTCCAAACACATTTCTTAATGGTACATAAAATGATAGTGAGAAGTATTCCTTCTTAATCTTTTTGAGAAAGGAGTTTTTTACTTGTCATATTCAAATAATGGATCAGGGTTCATTCTAATACTAGTATTGTATATTCTACTTGTTATCGTAGGTGTCAGCTTCGTAAAGTGGTAAACCCATTAACTCTTAGATAATCGTTAACGAAGGTCACAACTGTATTTTAGTTGTGGTCTTTTCAACGATCGTCAGAAAGGAGGATTAACTATAATATTCAAATACATATAGGGAGATTCCCTCGCCAATCTTTGACGTGAAAATCTCCTTAAATATTCAGTATGACAGACTAGTATCCATATCCCCCGTGGCCATAACCGTCGTCACAGCAATATCCACTCATTGCTGTTGCTCCAATGATAATCAACAAGATAAAGAGTACAACAATTAAAGCAAATCCACCGCCATATTTATATCCTCCACCATCACTCATTTCAATTACCTCCCAAATATGAATTACCTTAGCAATATATGTACCAGGAATATAAAGTGAACAGTTTATACAAAGAATCTTGTAAATTAGGCATTTGTGCAATTTGTCCGTAAAATAGGAAAGAAGGATCTGCACGACAAAGCAGATCCTTCTTTTTTTCTGTTATCATCATTCCTCTTCGAATAACTTTTCTCCTTTATACAATCTCATCGCAATCGTTGCTAAATGTGGCATTTCCCTTGCTGTTGGTGCGTGTCCTGCAAGATAACGTGTAACCGCTACAATGATTGACTCTTGCGCTCGTTTGGCAATTTCCGAATCCTCCTGTATCCAATAATCATGTTCGATCATAGCTGCTTCATACATTTGGAAAGAATGAAATTCTGCGTCCTCTCGTAACAAAGCAAACCCTAAAGTATTAAATAAGCTAGATTTGTCACCATCATTCGCTAAGTAGGATACAACCCAATCTGCCGCATCACTTACTCGATGCTGTTGATCTAACAATTCTAGTAAATAGGAGGGAGACAAATTCTCATCCTTTATACAAGGCTTTGGTTTTCGTGCTTTTGGCATATTTAAGAATCTATCAAGGTAAACAGTCATGGCACTGTGAAAAACGGCTCTAGTCAGTTCCACTGTCGTAGATCGGAGTAATGATTGGTGAACTGCATGCGCATGTGTAAATGTATGAAGCACCGTGATCCAATCACTGAAATCATTCTGCATATGGAATTGAGAGATTCTTTCTGCAGCTGCAAGTGTCACAAGTTGGGCAAGTCGAGCAGGGGATACACCTTCTCGTAAAGCTTGATACATAACACTTACGGTTTCTTCAGGAACTCCATTTAATATTTGATTTACAAGCGCATGCTCATCTACATTCGTTCCAACTTTAGAACCTTTAATAACATCCGATAAATTTTCAAATACATTGTTTAACGGTTCTACTAGATTGACTGGGGACTGCCAACTATGAGATTCTTCACTACGAGTAACATCAGCAATTCCCGGTAAAAGTGATGTTAATACATATGGACGGACATGGTCACCAACATGATCCAAAATTTCAAAGGCTTTATTGTGGAAGTCCAATGAGTGTCCAGCATTTACATAAAAATGATCCGTGACAGCTGCTAACATCATATTTGCAAGTTCCTCATTCGACCATCCTTGTTCTATAGCAGTCAAAAGGATACGCTCTGCACCTTGCTGATCTCGAACCTCAAAGCAATGACGGTACCATTTTTGTAATTGTTCCTTTGAATGATTTTTACCTGAATCTAATTGTGGAAGAGCACCTAATAAGAAGCGTGTGCCCATTCCGGAACTTTCTCTAGCTACATGAACTAATCCTTGGTAAAGTGCGAGTATTTGTCCGGTTCTATCTAACTTGGGCAAAACATTCGTCATTGCAGTGAGAATCGTTAAACCAGAACGCCACCCACTTTGGCGATGCTTCGTACCAAACTCTACACCTACTGAGACAATTTGTTGAGGAGAGACTCCTGCTTCAATTAACCCAACTACCGCTTTACCTATGACTAAACTTAAGCTTTGCTCCAAGCCTTCACGTAGCCTTTGCTGTAATTTTTGGATCGTCGTTTTATTATGGGGGATAGGCGATACAAATACT
This Pseudalkalibacillus berkeleyi DNA region includes the following protein-coding sequences:
- a CDS encoding YjcZ family sporulation protein — translated: MSDGGGYKYGGGFALIVVLFILLIIIGATAMSGYCCDDGYGHGGYGY
- a CDS encoding FAD-dependent oxidoreductase; translated protein: MSERFDCIIVGAGPAGISCAYELGKGGAKVLLLERGEYPGSKNVMGGVLYRQMMEDVIPDFYKEAPLERPIVEQRFMMMDKESAVTFGYKGMEWGKEPFNNFTVLRAKFDQWFASKAVEQGAVLVNETVVTECIVENGKVVGVRTDRPDGDVYADVVVLADGVNSLLAKSLGFHKEYRPDEVALATMEIIKLDKKIIEDRFNLEPDQGCTIELFGDATKGILGTGFLYTNKGSLSIGVGTLLSGLIKHKIRPHELLDYVKNHPMIRPYLQGGEQQEYLAHLIPEGGYKSMGKVVGNGVIVVGDAAQLVNAIHREGSNLAMTSGRFAAEAVLNAMEMEDFTESTLDQYRIKLMDSFVGQDMKKYKDSTHHFDKFPQYFGDYIPMMNQAASQMFTVDGKSKWEKQKKIWKDIGTPREKIKIARDMYRAWKVMK
- a CDS encoding phospholipase — protein: MGGRTKRGFCIFPGYKWCGPGCSGPGFPINDVDAACKAHDECYDFHGPCLECDLAFMERLREEMQYDSEEARHARLLYNFMKIKTFFLR
- a CDS encoding ferredoxin family protein, with protein sequence MNEGKKPQSIEEKQYLVRFNADTKSHLHVKNPEICLTDCPDKICTLFCPAEIYKWEDIRMHIGYEGCHECGSCRIGCPHENIDWVYPKGGHGILFRLG
- a CDS encoding DUF3179 domain-containing (seleno)protein gives rise to the protein MEEQQFDRSRATLKKKDLFTRFNVKDHKHVKDIEKSSLKSDDEILVIERLGKRLAFSMKQMAYHHVAQGELSNEPYIVNF
- a CDS encoding electron transfer flavoprotein subunit alpha/FixB family protein, with product MNFEEYSGVWVFIEENEGNIAQVSLELLGAGRRLADKRGVDLCGVIIGNGVTLLSETVFEYGADVVYVYDQEIFTHYRTESFMKALLHCSEKYKPEIILYGATSTGKDLASAVATDLPTGLTADTTELDVEEDTGLLLASRPAFGGNIMATILCKKYRPQMATVRPKVMKALSPEPGRTGKLVEETIDVKEEDIRTKVLEIVKSTTKKVRIDEADIVVAGGKGLGNADGFQLIHQLAQALGGAVGASRDVVEAGWVEHPHQVGQTGVTVTPKIYFAIGISGAIQHLVGMKNSGLIIAINKDPDAAIFEASHYGIVGDAFEIVPLLIQEFSKAFAEEEVDHVREV
- a CDS encoding YjcZ family sporulation protein, which codes for MSYSNNGSGFILILVLYILLVIVGVSFVKW
- a CDS encoding Rieske (2Fe-2S) protein — its product is MSELNHIHVGTLESLENEGAKIVKGDSHAIAVFAHDGEVHAVDNRCPHMGFPLHQGSLCDGILTCHWHHARFDVKSGGTLDPWADDVPTYPVHIDKDEVFVSPIPHNKTTIQKLQQRLREGLEQSLSLVIGKAVVGLIEAGVSPQQIVSVGVEFGTKHRQSGWRSGLTILTAMTNVLPKLDRTGQILALYQGLVHVARESSGMGTRFLLGALPQLDSGKNHSKEQLQKWYRHCFEVRDQQGAERILLTAIEQGWSNEELANMMLAAVTDHFYVNAGHSLDFHNKAFEILDHVGDHVRPYVLTSLLPGIADVTRSEESHSWQSPVNLVEPLNNVFENLSDVIKGSKVGTNVDEHALVNQILNGVPEETVSVMYQALREGVSPARLAQLVTLAAAERISQFHMQNDFSDWITVLHTFTHAHAVHQSLLRSTTVELTRAVFHSAMTVYLDRFLNMPKARKPKPCIKDENLSPSYLLELLDQQHRVSDAADWVVSYLANDGDKSSLFNTLGFALLREDAEFHSFQMYEAAMIEHDYWIQEDSEIAKRAQESIIVAVTRYLAGHAPTAREMPHLATIAMRLYKGEKLFEEE
- a CDS encoding electron transfer flavoprotein subunit beta/FixA family protein — translated: MLHIVACIKQVPDTKIIKMNPKTNTMDRASAPAILNPYDAHAVEEAVRIKNRYGGTVSVLTMGPPPAVKAIKKCIEIGADEGYMISDRKFAGADTLATSYALTKAIDKIAKIQPVDLIICGKMTIDGDTGQVGPGIARRLDIPPLTSVKKVEEVNKDQGYVVVHRKIEDGHEVIQSSLPCLMSVEKEINEVPYSSFPNMLNAARYQPVIWSVDDLEDIDIKQLGLKGSPTIVAKVWAPPKPEGGTMFEGNPKEQVEQLLSVVLEKKELFHTKGGSE
- a CDS encoding tetratricopeptide repeat protein; this encodes MINSEADRIELDDPYYSPSTEVEKVQVQLAETKFKLGMQYLNNANKDEALKELDEAIKLDPDNFLIRKQRWYIRYPEKFNGTIDTDWQQALLKQEKEDEAKARGDLECGPDGCEIPGTN
- a CDS encoding YjcZ family sporulation protein gives rise to the protein MSEAIGGVGGKYFALILVLFILLIIVGAAGYGGNNRRRRGCGGGFWY
- a CDS encoding TlpA family protein disulfide reductase, coding for MLLEKLPEVQLQDLNGNPYSTNQLKGKKALIFMWASW